A DNA window from Leopardus geoffroyi isolate Oge1 chromosome A1, O.geoffroyi_Oge1_pat1.0, whole genome shotgun sequence contains the following coding sequences:
- the LOC123611081 gene encoding LOW QUALITY PROTEIN: olfactory receptor 14C36-like (The sequence of the model RefSeq protein was modified relative to this genomic sequence to represent the inferred CDS: deleted 1 base in 1 codon; substituted 1 base at 1 genomic stop codon) has product MTNSNVMMGFLLTGFSDVWELQVLHAITFSVMLGNTRIVTVTTLDRSLHTPMYFFLRNLSILVACYISVTVPNSCINSLLDSSTISKAGCKAEVFLVVFFVYTELLFLTLMAQDHYVAICQPLYYPIIMNSKICIQMTLAFILRSLIYAAVHTGNTFRLPFCQSNVIHPFFCDIPSLLKLSXFDTFSNEMVLIVCGLGIVGGCLIFIISSYSHMFSTVFKFPRGADRKKAFSTCVPNIFVVSVFLSSGVYVYLRQSENYSTIQDIFPTFQPYYLQF; this is encoded by the exons ATGACAAATTCCAATGTGATGATGGGATTTCTCCTCACAGGGTTTTCTGATGTATGGGAACTGCAGGTTTTGCATGCCATAACCTTCTCTGTGATGTTGGGAAACACTCGCATTGTTACTGTCACCACCCTTGACAGGAGTCTTCACAcacccatgtatttcttccttagGAATCTGTCCATCTTGGTTGCATGCTACATTTCTGTAACAGTTCCTAACTCATGCATCAATTCTCTACTTGACAGCAGCACCATTTCAAAGGCTGGGTGTAAAGCTGAGGTCTTCCTagtggttttctttgtatatacGGAGCTTCTGTTTCTGACTCTCATGGCCCAAGACCATTATGTGGCTATCTGCCAACCCCTTTACTACCCTATAATCATGAACTCT AAAATCTGCATACAAATGACTCTGGCTTTCATACTCCGTAGTCTCATCTATGCTGCTGTACACACTGGCAATACATTCAGGCTGCCATTCTGTCAATCCAATGTTATCCATCCATTTTTTTGTGATATCCCTTCTCTGCTAAAGCTCTCCTGATTTGACACCTTTAGCAATGAGATGGTGCTCATTGTCTGTGGTCTAGGGATTGTTGGTGGCTGTTTAATTTTCATCATCAGCTCTTACAGTCACatgttttctacagttttcaagTTTCCgagaggagcagacagaaaaAAGGCTTTTTCTACCTGTGTCCCTAATATATttgtggtatctgtcttcctcagCTCAGGTGTTTATGTATACCTGAGACAATCAGAAAACTATTCCACCATCCAAGACATATTCCCCACTTTTCAACCTTATTATCTACAGttttag